The DNA sequence ACCTCTTTGGATTGCCATGCCGTCATAGAAATGCCTTTCGACTAAATCTAAGAAGTTTCCAGCTGTAACTGGGGCATTGTACCCATCGAGCACAATGCGAAATACACAATCCTGGACATTTGGATTGTCCTTGACTTTAACCTTCATATCCACCGTTGCTCTCCCCTTCAATAGAGGCATATTGCTGTATTCCTCTGGCACCTCGTATGGGAAACCATCCACCATATCCTCTTCAACACTGCAGAAACGCAATGTCGCAGGAAGTCTCAGCTGCAGTAAATGACAAGGTTATATATGAGAATGATGCATTTAAGAAGGCTTTCTGCAAGCTTTTAATGCCAGATGTTGCTAACCATGGGAAGCTAGCAAACTTAAGCATCCACTGTATCATGTATGATCATGTAGAAACCCGAAGTCATCTTGGTGCATTTGAGAAactatttttttgtttattactTGATAATACGTTCAATATACGCAAGAGGGGAGGTAATACCCATCAACATCAGTTAAAAGAGGGAAAATGCTTTTGGTTCCCAAGAATGGTGTGAATAACTCAGCATgtgagagaagcatgatccttgaaAACCTTTTTCGTAATTGGGAGAGCAAAAGACACATTTACCATCCTAACACAAATTCTTGGGACTCTTCCCAGAGACCCAATGCGTCTTACTCAAGGAATCAGGAGATGTGAAATTCCTAGAGAAacaattagaaaatattaataGTAGATGAATCTATGGTCCTTAACAGCTAAATATATCTCGTTTTGCTTTGATTGCtctcttaaaacatttcctcagcTACAGAAAATTAAATGCCTAAGTTTGTGGCGAGAAGACAACAATATTGTAAATAAAAATTTACTATAAGGAAAAAGTTAAAAGAGGAATATTGAGCTAAGCATTCACTTAGAACAAAATGAAATAGTGCTTATGATTTTGCGGTTTGAAagagaaattatgtttattatacacCATAGGCagagaaaggaagaagtaatggtaGATTTGTGGAGTGTTCAAGAGCAGAGAATCAGAATTTGCAGCAGCTAACATACATCTCCAGATGCATAAATAATTGTTTACTTGAGGGTATTTTTTCTATCCTCTTTTGACAAGTAGTTTGCTGCTAGCTTGCTGCATATTACCACAAAAGCCAAAGCTGTAGGCAACAGCTACAAAGGCCCACAtcaggcttcacattgaggaaaaATAATAAGACTGTGTGCATATATAGAGCCAAGGTATTCTAGTTGCTGGTGATGGGTTTCAAAACCCTCTATTTATTTTGTTGTAAAACTAGTGAATTCACCACAAAAAAAGcagatatttaataaacaaacccCCAGGTTGCATATGAGACTGTATTTGAAAACAGAGACAGAAACCTATTCTCTAATTCCTTTTAGTCTTTAAATCTTAAGAACATGATAGAGATTACAGGTGACAAGAATGGACACCTGAAGAAAATATGCTTTCTACATGGATGATGAGCTTGAGCTATCATTGCATAAggtaatatatttatgattttctGAACCCACCAAGCGGAAATTTCAACATTTAGCACTTGATTACTATATCACCAATGTATAGGTAATATATCAGAGCCAATAAATAGGAAAATACACAATAATGACATgcgatttttaagaaaaatcatCACATGTAACCAACTTAAGTTTAATTTCTCTCtctaaaagaaatataacaatagAATGACTAATGAAAACTTATAACTAGGTGTTGGTCATTAATATTgctatgtaaaagaaaaaaaagaattgttCACAATTATAAAAAGTTGAATATAGTTCTCACCCTCCGACATATTGTAAGAGTTCCTTCTGCTTCGGTGCCACTGCATCCCTATCTCTTTGCTCCACAATCTGCTGGAACTCTTGCATCCCAACGGCAAGCTTTTCAATCAATTCCTTTCCATGTTCTTTCTTTGATTCAGCTACACCATTAAGAATCAGAGTCTTCCCTTGTTCGAGAGCACGAGAAGCTTGCCTTATGTTCTACCAATAGAGTAGGGAAAAAACAAAAGGTTCAGCAAGAAATTCACAACAAATCAACAAAAAGATAAGGTGGCATAAGCATCGCCTCGATATTCCAAGTGGACCTTCTATTACGAGTATCATCCAATCTGAAAGGTACCAACTAACTTAACCATATCTTGCAGAATTTCTAAGACACAAGTACTACCAGTGCTGTCATACAATTGTGTTGACAACCTGATGATTCAATGGCAATATTTACATCGACCTGTGCTACTTATGGGATAATCGCCATAtaggtttttctttttttgtgtttcCCCCTTCTGAGGGGAGTAGGTGGATAGGCACACCTAAGTTTATTAGAATACATCAGGGTTTTGCACCTAGTGGGAGATAAAACAATGACATAACAAAGGAATAGAAGAGAGTGTTGATGGCCTCAAACCAAAGTTTGCATGGACATCTATTGTCACATGAAAATTTAATCCCAGTggtgggataaaaaaaaaactaataagaGTTTCTTTGAAAGTGACATAACAAGGAAACGGAAGAGTGTTGATGGCCCCAAAATCAAGATTTGCATGCACATTTATTGTCCCATGAAAATTCAATCCCAGTGGGATGataaatagaaaacatgataagAATTTCTTTGAAAGTGTGCATACACACTGAACAGTACGTTGGTTCTCTCACTTCAGATGGATCATTTGCAACCAAAGATGCATGCACATCATAGAATTTCTCATTTGAAATCCACACATGATGGTTCCATCTCATGAAAACCACAAAAAAGCTAACAGGTATCCTAGGTAGAGCAAGGATCAGCCACCCAATCTCATGCCTAGATCAGATGCATGGCATTGGTTAAAAATATGGTGCATTCTGGTTCCTAAAAAGGAAGCACACAAGTGACAGACAGACACTATATTGTGGTTTATTTTCAGTGAGAATGCAGAATGGGTAGCATGCTTTTGTTTATCACACAAACCACAATCAGATGTATAACCCACTGACTACAGTTTATCCAAATATAACAAATTTGAGAAGCACAAATGAGGGTCATTTTTCTCCAGAAACCAGGCGCATGAACATATTAATTTGAAAGTAGCATATCCAACAGGACTAAAGATAAGACTGTGACGAGTCTACTTACTCGCTCAACCAAGTCCAACGCCCTGACTCCAGAAACCTTGAGACTCTCTGTGATATCCTCAAGTGGTCTTTGAACCTCCCTTATAGCTTTGTTATCAATAGGCAATGCATTTCGCAACAAGGCACCAGGATCTTTAATAGGTGGTCCAGAGATGAGCACCGACAAATCAGGCAGCACTGGCCTTGCAGGAGATGCATGCGCTGGTGAAGTTAATGCGGGCACACCAGTAAACAATCCAATTGCCAGTGCCAAAGATATTGCAGACTCTTTTAGGCCAAACGACTTGTCTTTCTGCATAAAAGAAATCCCAATAAAACGAGCATTATCTCAAATATCTTGCGTCGAAACTGAAAAAGAAGAAATAGGCAATCGATTTCCTCTGAGGTAAGATGAAAAAGTAAATTGCCTAAATTGATCATTGATTTCCTCTGGAAAATTTAAAATAAGATGCTACGAGAATAGTAGGAACTCGGGGCATTTAAGAAcgagaaaaagggaaaaatagcACGAATTAAAAGTCTCGACTTTTTTTTAGTAAACGACGCTATTTTGCacgaaatatcatcaaagaaacatGAGCACATTGGTTTCATCATTCGATTATGACAGATATTACTCGAATCAAGCAACACATCGGACGAACGAAAATTTTCTCTTTCTCCATCACGAAAAAGAATCGAGCTTCCGTTCCAGTGAACCAACCAGATTGCAGCTTAGACAAGGTTGGACAACCATGTAAAGGGAGACTCGCAGAGAGTTGGCTTACCTGTTCGCTGTCTGGGTCAAAGCGGGGAGACCTGGaggcggagcagcggaagcctAGGCGGAGGGGCCTTCGACGCGCGTCGAAGCAGCCGCCGTGCGAGGGGAGGGGAAATCTCGGGGTGGCGGGGGAAGGCCGGCAAAGGGAAGAGACGAGGGCGGCCATTTAGGGGAAGTGGGTGGGTTTGGGATTGGGAAACTAAGGGGCCTCCTACTACTAAtggcggaggaagaggaagaagtagaTAAACAGGATGATGTAGGGAGACTCGATTGGGCCACCGGAAGGACGACAGCCAGTTATAGCTCGACGTGTAAGATAAGGCTGGGGACGTAATGGTACTGCACGGGAGATAGAAGCTTTTATTTGCCCTTTCGGGTTTTTTAGGGTAGTCAACATGAGTGAGTTTTTATTGGCGAATTTTTGAAAAAACTTttagttaaaaaataaataaataaaactataattataaaaattttaatttatctttATCATCATCCAACCCATTATTGTCCTATCTCCCACTCTCCTCTACTAAGAACAATGACAAGATAATGGGTCATGAGTAAACCTCATGAGTCCCTAGCCATCTATACCTCCACATTGCAAGTTAGATTTGGTACCTCTGATCGCCTTTGCGCGCAAGCTCACTCATGACTCTCTCCAACCTTTCTCTAGCACTCGCAACTCCCTTCTTCCTCGTTTACGATCCTCTCCTTCCTCAACTTTCTCCCTCCTCCCTCACAGGCATAGCTAAATAAGTAATGCATAGAACAATGAAGCCAATTAAGATGAGCGTAACTAGCTTACCAATGTGATTGGGTTGGCATGGCCAACGACACAGgtgacaaaaaataaaatcatcatttatgaaaatatttttttatgaaattatttaaaaGTTGGATTACTGTACTGAAAATTTTCAAAACTAAGGTTTTTTAAAAAACTCatcttaattttaattaaatataaatatataaaaatattaaatgcaaACATAGGTTAAGCTATAGTTTCAAACCAGACGCCAGAATTATACTTGGCTGCTTCTGAGTCAAACAGGTTCTGTCAGATTTTATAATATGCAATGTCAAGATGAAGTTTTCAAGATCTTACATGTTTTATTATTTCCaagtatattattaatttaaattaacAGCCGACATACTTGAGCAAGGGTAGGGTAAATATGTTATGTTATATAGGGTAAAGATGACAAGGGAACCAGTACAATTATATGCCGTCGGTATGGACCGGGCTGGGCCGTATCCTAGCCTGAGCTTATACAATATGCTAATCCGAGAAGCGTTAAGAGACTTCTCTACACAAGCTGATATAGAAGTCAAAACTTGAGAGACCCGTCAGACTAACCTTTGATACGCCAATGGCAGTTTCAAAGATGAGATGTTTGCTGGAGAACCTGCAAAGATAAAAACAACTGAAGGTCACATCTGATAGCCACAAACAAAAAAAGAATTTTAGCTATATGTGATTCCAGATCAACTAAATATAGTCAATAATACCCTTTTTTGCGGCGCAGGAAGGGTGAGCACATATGAACAGGTGATAAAGACATGAAACCGCAAACCCTTGGAAGTAATTTAGCTTCAATAGTTATCATCCTTACAATCAATCATTTTGAACACAGAAAATGGTTTTTCACAACGTCAAGCTGTATTGTGCCTACGGCTTTCATTCATCTTATGTAATTATGCTACAAAGATGGGCGTAGAAAGACCACAACCACATCAGTAAAATCACACACAGAAGCATCAATTAACAACTGactactttttttttctcttttggctTTGCTTGGAAAGAATAAGGGACAAAGAAATAGATTGTTGTAATGTTAGTTCAAATCACCCTCTTTTGGAGTCCCATAAAAGTTGTCAGCAAGAGGCCACATTTCATCAGCTGAAGAGTGATTCTACCAGTGGCAGAGATGCAATGGCAGCCACGCACTCAAACTGTCAAAAGACAACACTGTCACTTCAAAATTTGCCTATAGAAGAATACCACAAGACCTTGACAAAAAACGAGTAGAAAAAAagtaaatgaattaagtaatgttTGGGAAATTACTCGTTACTTAATGGTGGAATTACTAGATCATTTCCAATATTTCTACAGAAGATTATGAAAACCTatcaactatgaatttaaagggcATCCAGTCATTATTATGCATTTGGTAGTATGTTTTGATGTTTTGTGTTGCAGAAGATTATGAAGCTTGGAAGTGCCCTCTAGCCTCAGGACCAAGGCCAAATAACCTCTTGGCCTTATTTGACTTAATTGTCATAGATTAATTAACTAGGTTCTGATTTATCTGCACTACAAAACCATTTACCTTTTCTTGCCTATACTTCTCACGTATGGCATTGAGTGGACAGCTCTTGCTGTTCATCTGTAGCTCTTGCAATGCAAAAATTGTCACTTTTAGATCCGTTGCCTTGTATGTGGTGTAATATTCAAGAGTCGGATTCTGCATGTCAGATTAAAACATAGTAATCAGGACCTTCATATATTTAGATTGAAGTAAAATAGAGCATAATTTGCATTCATACCCATGGATGGCTTGATTGATCCAATGTCCACCTTGCAAGGAATACAGCAGATGCAGCTATGACTGAAGGAAGAAACTTTATAAAGCTATACTCTAACAAAGTCAACTCCGCCAAATAATTGGCCAAGTACCCCAAAGTTAATGATGGAGCCTGCAATTCCGGAAAAGTAAAGGTTACAAAGAACTTTTCTGCTTATAAAATGTCAACTAAAAAGCGGATATTGTAATCCTTTGGATCAGATCATTGAACATGAAACACCTTATTAGAAGCATGAGCAGCACGCAAAAATCTCCTGCATATTATCGTCGGAGTTAATTTCATACTGAAGCCATTGCTATAATCAgtaaaagatttaaattttaaaaaataaaaaaaaattacttgaAGCTCTGGTACCTGAGAAATGTTTTAGTGGTGGGTACCGAAAGTTGAAATCCTAAATAACTGAGCACTTGACTCTCCATTTTGAGCACCTGTTCCTAAGAAATTAGTAAAAGTTGTGGCAAAAACATTTTCCCCTCCTAAATGCATGTACTCCTACTCAGATAATAAATTACCTCTGCCTTTGTGTATGTGTTGTCAGTTATTAAACAGAATTGTTCAACACGTGGAGTGCATATTTCTTCATATTTCCTGTGTACAAATCAAAGTTATGAAGATTTCTATTGACTAAAGAAGCAAAATCAGTATCATTTTCAAACTTCAGTCATCACCAACTAATTATTCACTCAAATTGCTTTTGTATCAGCTTGACGTTAAAGCTCCAAAACTTGATACCAAGTCCATCGAAATGACAACCATGGAATGAGTAGATGCTACAATTCCAAGTCCAGTCGGTCAGTGCAGTTCATAATACCAGGACCAACAGTTCCCAAAGGAGAAATTATGGGAATGTAGAGAATAGTGGATAATCGTCTTGCATGGAGTGTATAAGGCCAATTGTGATATTACCGATCAGTCGACTTTTGTCCATTCCAAGTAATCAAAGCAACTTTCAGCAAATATAGATGCTAGGGTTTGATAACTTTAATCACTTGAAGCCTTTAACTACAAACGTACATCGGATATTCATGAAGATTAAATGATGCAAGAGTGATTTGCTAATCCTAGTCACTATAACAGCTAAATAACTTAAACTGTTCatgataaaaattttgtaaaaagtAAAAGTTCATCTAcaagaaaaaatcataatatacagTCAAACTTATAACAATGCAATAGCAATAATTAATGAATACAATATCAACTTGCAAAAAAAAtgacaatataaattttaaaatgaaaaatCTCCTTGCAATATCTAAGATTTATTAAAAGGTGAAGAGAAAAGTGTAGTTTATTGTAAACTATACTGTGGACCCCATTCTCAAGTAGAAAAGAAGATATTAAGATGCTAGACTGAAAGCAAGCTTACGAGGCAATTAGCATGCACGTAATGCCAAGTAGCTGCAACCTGTGTCTTTCAATGTAGTTTTGTGAAAGAAACTGGTCAATCATATACACTGTAAGATAAAGCGTATCTGGGACAAGCTTATATTCCTCAGAAACCTGAAGCAGAAAACAATCATTAGCAACTGAATAATTTATGGTATAAAATATAAGTTATACACAATTATCAGGACCTACAatgatttgattattcaaaatGCAAGTTATTAGTTATTACATACTAGTAATATGTTGTAGAACAGCAAAAACAAGATAGCAGTTCATTTATTTTTAAGGATGATGAAAATAATCAGTAACACAGAATCAGCCAAATGGATCTACAAAATGCTCAATGACAACTTCAACTGTGGCCATTTTTCTATTGTGAATTTGTTTATTAACTGCTCAACAGAGACTAAAGAATCTCAAGTTGACCACTTGTAATATATAACATAATTTTTCTCTGTCCTTTTAATTATTTTCCACTATAACAATCCAATAAAAAAAGACATACTCGGTGCACAAGGCTCCCGCCAATGCGAGGTCTAAGAAGAGTCAATGTACTATAAACAATCCAATGTCTCTTTTTTGCTTAAACATTATCAAGATCAATTAGCATAGCATCAAGTTCTAGACAAAGCTTAAAAAACAAGATTGTCTTAACTGACAACTATTTAACCAACTATGCTAGCCAGCCAAGCAATGACATGAAATGGTGTACATTTCTAGAATCTAACCTCAGCAGGCCATTTTACAATATTAAAGCCATAAGAAAAGAATGATATTGTTTCTAGGAGATTCATTCAAGGCTCAGTGTTTATATCCAAACGAAATTTTAGACATAACCAATCTCTCTGACAACGGCATACACTAGCAATCGTTCCAATCAACCTCGATTATGCTAATTTAATATAATCTGAAAAACAATAATGCACTTCCATTAGGTGCACttaaaaagcttgataagtagCTAGCACCAAGCTAACAACAAGCCACTGTtaagagagaagagaagggatGTGGGAATATAATGGAGAAGATAAGAAATAATCTTTAATAAGATGTCCTCACACAATTACTTTTTCTCCACACATAAAAAACCACGGATTTCTATCTATTTATAAGGATTGAGAAACACTTCCTAAAAGATCATATTCAATGTCGTGCATCAATTCAAAGGTTCAtgcatcttttcatgctgtcCCTATTCAACTcaacttatgatttttttatacacTTTTTCATGATGTCTATTTTCAATAGAAGATGAATAATTAAATTAAGTTTATTGTTTAACATCCCCTTGGACTTAATTTACTctcaaccagtgatttaaaaagcgctaggcgccaaaaggcgccaaggtccaaaaacgcccgaggcgctaggtgctcgcccaGGCACTCACCCGAGtgaaacgaggcgctaaaatataaaaatatataatataattaataaatataattatttaaaattttaaattaaaaatatgctattaaattaagaaaatctaagatacaaaatcacaatgtcacattaacaaaaagtttcaaaattcaaaacaataaaattttacatcaaagtcatttatgttgaaacctagcaataattttaaataaataaaaaattaacaacattaaaatcaaaataatatattattaatctattaacagtattgaaaattaatcatttcaaaattcaaataaacttaatattaagagtatactgtatactgagcctaacggagaaacgaggaaccaACGGCGAGCGGCGGTAGCGGCAGCGgaaaagggagcgggaggcgcgagtagcggaagtcgcgagcagcgggaaggctcgcgggaggcgcgagcagcgacaacgacgagcagcgacagcgggagtaggagcgacgagcagcgagatcgggatcgggagcggcagcgggttagggttgggtaagggttatatcagtttagttggttcgattgaaccaactaacaaccgaaccaagaccgaaccagacctaaaatcctggttcggtcacttggtttacccaggcgctcgcccgaagcgcccagcgcctgggctctggcgagcgcccaggcggcgcctctttgaagcgcgtcgcctgggacattagcgaggcgctcgggcctcgcctcgcctcgcccgagcgcctaggcgagcgcccaagcgcctttttcaatcactgctcTCAACATGCATTTTaagcaaaatatttaatttaaaatataatattgaaaTGAGGAGCTTGTTGAAAAATCAGCGTCTTCATTTAATTTAAGGTAACTTGACATGATATAACTCATCTTAAAAATAATAACTTCTCTcatctctctttttctttatatatctTGTATTTCTTCAATTCTTTTTTTTCAACTTGACTATATCATCGCTCACATCTATAATCTTATTTCATAAGATCTCAAAGTCTAGGCAGTCACAATTTTTTCAAAGTTAATTTAATCTAAATCTCCATAAAGAggataaatttcttctttttcttctttcttatatcttttgagatgtcTCTTTGATATGCCACATAATCATCCTGAAGCTTTTTGTAGCCTTCTTCTACCACCTTAACATATATACAAGAGTTTTATAAAATATCCCATGCTTTTTCAGAAGTGTTAACAACCACAACCTAGtcaatgttaggaacgagtcggcactaagaggtgggggtgaattagtgcagcggaaaaaattacgtcggttcaaaaatctcattgcgattaaactcgttttggaagatgttaacttgaaagcataggaagagtgtagtagatgtaaagcaagtaaagaaggacaatttgcaataaatgtaaattgtaagaagtaaatgcaaaccgagttatagtggttcaatcatcgcgacctacatccacttcatcgattcctcttccatcaaggccaccggcatccactaatgatcttcctttaataggagaagattaacctccttcttacaactttattctccttttgcaggttcaagagagaacctttacaccccctttttacaaagcttccctcacactctcccttagaataatctctaaactttagaaagagggactctatactttacaagagtTTTCACTCTGGAAACAtaaagtttttgttcacttttcttgctgctccatgcaggaatagctggggtatttatagaccccaaatggcttcaaaacttggagccaaaattcaaatccccgagatttcggggtacgggtgataccatcgcctgcagcctgacacgggcggtaccaccacccaatttgacggtactaccacttaggagactatgtctgggcggtaccaccacctgacagcatcggagaccgagttttttgagttttccaactcacaggcggttccaccgcctgttctggcggtgccaccgtctgacccaacttttgggtgacTGAAtaagcctcccaatgagcccaaatcagtctcaACTAagacccaattggctcctaattgagttagcatagttacaccaaaagctaactcaattaaccccctaaactacttcgatcttagacaaatgattacaaatcaTACATcttttgtccggcatgttattggttcatcgccGTTTTGtccaatccttcgacgcatcgtcctcttttgtggtcttttgcccaatcagtatgttgacctccgtaactctgatcttcttggtgcaatgtctgcTCCTTCGGTCGGATGTccgaattcatggcacgaagccttctgtcgacatgtcgatcgatcctccagtttgacgtccaatcttctgacatgttcactccggccgaacatctgattcctcctgctttaatcaatttgcctctccttgattgaagctagtcctgcgtcactcaaaacacagattagatcacaaactcatcaattgatttcatcatcaaaatccgagattcaacaatcaaaaGTATCATAATCTGAACCTTGAAAGATAAGGAAGATCTATCTTTTTGTTCTTTCTCAAATCCTTCAAGATATCACTTTAGCATATCATTTCAACATCATCTTAAAGCTCTTTCTTGGTCTCTCTTCATCGCCTCCCATATACCTTGAATCCAAATAAGTCTTTTATATGGATACTTTATTTTTCAAGATAGTCTTTGATGAGACACGAAACTTGAATTTAAACATCATTAATCATTTCAACAATGACtttgatatgaatttgataggagagaaagataaaaaaaaga is a window from the Musa acuminata AAA Group cultivar baxijiao chromosome BXJ2-1, Cavendish_Baxijiao_AAA, whole genome shotgun sequence genome containing:
- the LOC135598443 gene encoding peptidyl-prolyl cis-trans isomerase CYP38, chloroplastic-like; this encodes MAALVSSLCRPSPATPRFPLPSHGGCFDARRRPLRLGFRCSASRSPRFDPDSEQKDKSFGLKESAISLALAIGLFTGVPALTSPAHASPARPVLPDLSVLISGPPIKDPGALLRNALPIDNKAIREVQRPLEDITESLKVSGVRALDLVERNIRQASRALEQGKTLILNGVAESKKEHGKELIEKLAVGMQEFQQIVEQRDRDAVAPKQKELLQYVGGVEEDMVDGFPYEVPEEYSNMPLLKGRATVDMKVKVKDNPNVQDCVFRIVLDGYNAPVTAGNFLDLVERHFYDGMAIQRADGFVVQTGDPEGPAEGFIDPSTEKVRTIPLEIMVIGDKTPIYGETLEELGRYKAQTCLPFNAFGTMAMARDEFDNNSGSSQVFWLLKESELTPSNANILDGRYAVFGYVTENEDYLADLKVGDVIESIQVVSGLENLVNPSYKIVG